The Bacteroidota bacterium genome contains a region encoding:
- the porU gene encoding type IX secretion system sortase PorU: MMFSGDFKKKRGSLLKIVHSYRLCFLICLVLPFPGFGGQEGKHLYADQSVLEFGDWYKFKVDKTGIYKVTYQDLVGIGLDPTTIDPRKLRLYGNPAGMLAESNFDAGMDDLSEMAIYVQGEEDGHFDTDDYILFYGQSSTVWSFNPFRAKFEHTNHLYDDYTYYFLTVTPSGDNGRRLSTVTSTSATPTDTVVSYNDFACYDPDLTNLIKSGKEWYGKKYSPIDNSETVSFDFPDIDTSALVYMRLNVAAKSTTSSTFTVNYGNTAVITASVSGISPTSTTVYARKTITAEYFQVTGPALDFKIIYDPPTTTSLGWLNYLEINVTRHLLFPGGQVSFRDINSMGRDKIAEFIMSSANEQVTVWEVSNPLDVRAVAAELTGTQLRFRMATDTLRHFIAFDKTSFYSPVFVEKVINQNLHGIEPIDMVIVSHPLFLDQAFHLADLHNEKDGLTVAVVTPQQIYNEFSSGSQDIAAIRNFMRMLYKRADSANRPRYLLLVGDGTYDPKDRVTSNTNFIPTFQSRESLLLTSSFVSDDFFGLFDPDEGNDGMGGLDIGIGRLPVTSEAEAEIFVGKIEHYLSTSQNVLGNWRNNICYVADDEDNNLHFKQAEELSEYIRANNKTINIDKIYFDAFKQISTPAGQRYPDAKKALNKRVEDGVLILNYTGHGGEEGWSDEKVLEMTDINSWTNFDRLPLFVTATCEFSRFDDPGRTSAGEQVFLNPNGGGIALITTTRLAFAQSNFLMNKRFYEHVFEKSNGQYWRIGDLIRLSKNPPNDNIRNIVLLGDPALQLAYPRYSVITTSFNNSPADGAPDTVRALSTVAVRGAVVDDQGNIDMAFGGTLFPLVYDKPGVVNTLGNDPKSFPAPFYVQKNILYKGQVSIINGEFSFSFMLPKDISYSYGNGKISYYARNAGMDASGYYDNFIIGDIDQEVVPDMESPVIRLFMNDTNFRSGDVINENPLLLAYLTDDCGINANGIGIGHEIIGYLDGHSDEAITLNDYFEPGLDTYQSGIVRYYFHDLAEGPHTLTVKAWDLQNNSSTVTIDFMVSLTIDVAISHVMNYPNPVTSGTSFQFDHNQFNAQLQVEIRIFDMLGNLMTTIGPQMIISEGYHAEPIYWDGTGNNGSPFSRGIYIYQVIVDNNKLSKQTLSGKLIIFN; encoded by the coding sequence ATGATGTTTTCAGGTGATTTTAAAAAGAAGAGGGGAAGCCTTTTGAAAATAGTGCATTCATATCGCCTGTGTTTCCTTATATGTCTTGTTTTACCCTTTCCGGGTTTTGGAGGTCAGGAAGGGAAACACCTTTATGCTGACCAGTCGGTATTGGAATTTGGTGACTGGTACAAATTCAAAGTAGACAAGACAGGGATCTATAAGGTGACATATCAGGATTTGGTGGGTATTGGTCTGGACCCAACCACCATTGATCCCAGAAAACTGCGGCTATATGGTAATCCGGCCGGCATGCTTGCAGAATCGAACTTTGACGCCGGCATGGATGACCTGTCTGAAATGGCTATTTATGTCCAGGGTGAAGAGGATGGGCATTTCGACACGGATGACTATATCCTGTTTTACGGGCAGTCGTCAACAGTATGGTCTTTTAATCCTTTCAGGGCTAAATTTGAACATACCAATCACCTGTATGATGATTACACATATTACTTTTTAACTGTTACTCCTTCCGGTGACAATGGCAGACGGCTCAGCACTGTCACTTCGACTTCGGCTACACCTACGGATACAGTTGTCAGTTACAATGATTTTGCCTGCTATGACCCCGACCTCACCAACCTTATCAAATCGGGCAAGGAATGGTACGGGAAGAAATACAGCCCTATAGATAACTCGGAAACCGTATCATTTGATTTTCCGGATATTGACACGTCAGCTTTGGTCTACATGCGGCTTAATGTGGCTGCCAAGTCAACGACATCCAGCACCTTTACGGTCAACTATGGAAATACCGCTGTCATCACAGCATCTGTCAGCGGGATTTCTCCCACTTCGACAACTGTTTATGCCCGAAAAACCATTACTGCGGAATATTTCCAAGTCACAGGCCCTGCGCTGGATTTCAAGATCATATATGATCCACCGACGACCACCTCACTGGGATGGCTGAATTATCTGGAAATTAATGTGACCAGGCATCTTCTGTTTCCCGGGGGGCAGGTGTCGTTTCGTGATATCAACTCCATGGGCAGGGATAAAATTGCTGAATTTATTATGTCCTCTGCAAATGAACAGGTTACTGTATGGGAGGTATCCAATCCGCTTGATGTACGTGCTGTTGCAGCTGAGTTGACAGGCACACAGCTCCGGTTCCGGATGGCGACAGATACTTTAAGGCACTTCATTGCTTTTGACAAAACATCGTTCTACAGTCCGGTTTTTGTTGAAAAGGTCATTAACCAGAATCTTCATGGTATTGAGCCTATTGACATGGTCATTGTCAGTCACCCGCTGTTTCTTGATCAGGCCTTTCACCTGGCCGACCTGCACAATGAGAAGGATGGACTGACGGTAGCAGTGGTGACGCCGCAGCAGATCTATAATGAGTTTTCGTCCGGATCGCAGGATATTGCTGCTATCAGGAATTTCATGAGAATGCTTTATAAAAGGGCTGATTCTGCAAATAGACCACGATACCTTCTCCTGGTTGGTGATGGCACATATGATCCCAAAGACCGCGTTACCAGCAATACCAACTTTATCCCGACATTTCAGTCGAGAGAATCACTTCTTTTGACTTCGTCCTTTGTTTCCGATGATTTTTTCGGTCTCTTTGACCCGGATGAAGGGAATGATGGCATGGGAGGTCTTGATATTGGCATCGGACGTCTGCCGGTGACATCTGAAGCTGAGGCAGAAATTTTTGTGGGGAAAATTGAGCATTACCTCAGCACTTCTCAAAATGTTCTTGGCAACTGGCGCAATAATATTTGTTATGTTGCCGATGATGAAGATAATAACCTCCATTTCAAGCAGGCTGAGGAGTTATCTGAATACATCAGGGCAAACAACAAAACCATAAACATTGACAAGATCTACTTTGATGCCTTTAAACAGATATCCACTCCGGCGGGCCAACGCTATCCGGATGCTAAAAAGGCCCTGAACAAACGTGTTGAAGATGGCGTGCTGATCTTGAATTATACCGGGCATGGAGGTGAGGAAGGATGGTCAGATGAAAAGGTGTTGGAGATGACAGATATCAATTCATGGACGAATTTCGACAGACTGCCTCTGTTTGTCACCGCCACTTGTGAATTCAGCAGGTTTGATGACCCGGGCCGGACATCGGCAGGAGAACAGGTTTTCCTTAACCCCAATGGAGGCGGCATCGCTTTGATCACCACCACCAGACTCGCTTTTGCCCAATCCAACTTTTTAATGAATAAGCGTTTCTATGAACATGTCTTTGAAAAAAGTAACGGACAGTACTGGCGAATTGGCGACCTCATAAGATTGTCGAAGAATCCGCCCAACGATAATATCCGGAATATCGTCCTCCTGGGAGATCCTGCTCTGCAATTGGCATATCCGCGTTATTCCGTTATAACCACTTCATTCAACAATTCTCCTGCCGATGGGGCGCCCGACACAGTGAGAGCTCTGAGCACCGTGGCAGTCAGGGGTGCTGTCGTAGATGATCAGGGCAACATCGATATGGCTTTCGGCGGTACTCTATTCCCATTAGTATATGATAAGCCCGGTGTAGTCAATACCCTGGGCAACGATCCCAAGAGCTTCCCGGCACCTTTCTACGTTCAGAAAAATATCCTTTATAAAGGCCAGGTTAGTATCATAAATGGTGAATTTTCTTTTTCTTTCATGCTGCCAAAAGATATTTCCTATAGCTATGGAAATGGTAAAATAAGTTACTATGCCCGGAATGCCGGTATGGATGCTTCAGGCTACTATGACAATTTTATTATAGGCGATATTGACCAGGAGGTGGTACCTGATATGGAAAGCCCTGTCATCAGGTTATTTATGAATGATACAAATTTCCGGTCCGGTGATGTCATTAACGAGAATCCCCTGTTGCTTGCCTATCTTACAGACGATTGCGGCATAAATGCAAACGGTATCGGCATCGGGCATGAAATCATAGGTTATCTCGACGGACATTCAGACGAAGCCATCACACTGAATGACTATTTCGAGCCAGGTCTCGATACATATCAAAGTGGCATAGTGAGGTATTATTTTCATGACCTGGCCGAAGGGCCTCATACCTTAACAGTGAAAGCATGGGACCTTCAGAATAATTCATCCACTGTGACTATTGATTTTATGGTTTCACTTACTATTGACGTAGCCATATCTCATGTGATGAATTACCCAAATCCGGTGACCAGTGGCACTTCATTCCAATTTGACCATAACCAGTTCAATGCCCAATTGCAAGTGGAGATCAGAATTTTTGATATGTTGGGCAACCTGATGACAACCATTGGCCCGCAAATGATCATCTCTGAAGGTTATCATGCCGAACCAATTTACTGGGACGGGACTGGAAATAATGGCTCTCCTTTCAGCCGTGGTATTTATATCTATCAGGTCATCGTTGATAATAATAAATTATCAAAACAAACGTTATCCGGTAAACTTATCATTTTTAACTGA
- the porV gene encoding type IX secretion system outer membrane channel protein PorV, translating into MQIISLKIRLVVFSGFLFLTSVISAQNSDKPNYLGQLNTITTAVPFLMIASDARAGGMGDVGVSSTPDANSMHWNPAKYAFIDKDMGFSVSYSPWLRALVSDINLAYLAGFKRLDDRQTLAMSLLYFSLGDITFTDIQGEIIGNYKPNEFSIDATYSRKLGPKWSGAVSARYIHSNLTQGQYVAGAATHPGNSVATDVAFYYTTPLESRNLSGGSFNIGANISNIGAKISYSDDNTEKDFIPTNLRIGPSITLDIDEFNSLSFMVDVNKLLVPTPPIYDTVDGESVIVAGENPDIGIVKAIYQSFYDAPGGFNEEMREFSFSIGTEYWYDKQFGVRGGYFWEDKTKGNRKFFTLGASLRYNVFGLDFSYLIPTDQKNPLENTLRFTLTFNFDAVVNRDTQNLN; encoded by the coding sequence ATGCAGATAATATCGCTGAAAATCAGGCTGGTGGTTTTTTCAGGTTTTTTATTCCTAACCTCTGTAATAAGTGCTCAGAATAGTGACAAACCAAATTATCTAGGTCAACTGAATACCATTACCACGGCTGTGCCATTTCTCATGATAGCTTCGGATGCCAGGGCGGGAGGCATGGGCGATGTGGGTGTGTCATCAACTCCGGATGCCAATTCCATGCATTGGAATCCGGCAAAATATGCGTTCATTGATAAGGATATGGGTTTTTCTGTCTCTTACAGTCCCTGGCTGCGGGCTCTCGTCAGCGATATAAACCTGGCTTACCTGGCCGGATTTAAAAGACTTGACGATCGGCAGACTCTGGCCATGTCGCTGCTGTATTTCTCTCTTGGCGATATTACATTTACCGATATACAGGGTGAGATCATCGGCAATTACAAACCCAATGAATTTTCTATTGATGCCACTTATTCCCGTAAACTGGGGCCCAAATGGTCGGGTGCTGTTTCGGCGCGTTATATTCATTCCAACCTTACACAGGGACAATATGTTGCCGGTGCTGCCACACACCCAGGTAACTCTGTCGCTACTGACGTTGCCTTTTATTATACCACACCTTTGGAAAGCAGAAACCTCTCTGGCGGATCGTTTAACATCGGAGCAAATATCTCCAATATCGGCGCTAAAATCTCTTATAGCGATGATAATACGGAAAAAGACTTCATACCTACCAACCTTCGCATCGGGCCATCGATAACATTAGACATTGATGAATTTAACTCTCTGTCGTTCATGGTCGATGTGAACAAGCTACTTGTTCCAACGCCGCCAATATACGATACGGTTGACGGGGAATCTGTGATCGTTGCAGGGGAAAATCCCGATATAGGTATTGTCAAAGCAATATACCAGTCGTTTTATGATGCTCCCGGCGGTTTTAATGAGGAAATGCGCGAGTTCAGCTTCTCTATTGGAACAGAATACTGGTACGACAAGCAATTTGGCGTGAGAGGCGGATATTTCTGGGAAGATAAGACAAAAGGCAACCGCAAGTTCTTCACGCTTGGCGCCAGCCTCAGATATAACGTCTTCGGACTGGATTTCTCCTATCTTATACCTACCGACCAAAAGAATCCACTCGAAAATACGCTGCGGTTCACGCTGACATTTAACTTTGATGCCGTAGTAAATCGAGATACCCAAAATCTTAATTGA
- the ispF gene encoding 2-C-methyl-D-erythritol 2,4-cyclodiphosphate synthase — protein sequence MKIRVGFGFDVHPLESGKTFVLGGVIIPYTKGSVGHSDADVLIHAICDALLGAAGLRDIGYHFPDKSLEFKNIDSTILLGRVKDMLTEKGYAIGNIDATVCLQEPKISSFIPEMRKVLAGVLGMSEEDISIKATTTEKLGYVGRGEGISAYAVALIQSVPR from the coding sequence ATGAAAATCAGGGTCGGATTTGGCTTTGATGTTCATCCACTCGAGTCCGGCAAGACTTTTGTCCTTGGCGGCGTCATTATCCCTTATACGAAGGGTTCTGTGGGTCACAGCGATGCCGATGTCCTTATCCACGCCATCTGTGATGCCCTACTCGGCGCTGCCGGCCTGAGAGATATCGGCTATCATTTTCCTGATAAATCGTTGGAATTTAAAAATATTGACAGCACAATACTCCTTGGCAGGGTAAAAGACATGCTTACTGAAAAAGGGTATGCCATCGGCAATATTGATGCTACCGTCTGCTTGCAGGAACCGAAAATTTCTTCTTTTATTCCGGAAATGAGAAAAGTTCTTGCAGGAGTGTTGGGGATGAGTGAGGAAGACATTTCGATTAAGGCGACAACAACAGAAAAGCTGGGCTATGTTGGCCGGGGTGAAGGGATATCAGCCTATGCTGTGGCATTAATTCAGTCTGTTCCCCGATAG
- a CDS encoding AAA family ATPase — MNISDIERLLLRQFPYNPTEGQKKFILKLSQFLIDFEKPSLFILKGYAGTGKTTVVSALVQMLSLLGKQSVLLAPTGRAAKVLAAYSGHQAFTIHKKIYQPRVASDGSIIMTLAQNTHSNTLFIVDEASMIQNDNPNDFSLFSQRNVLDDLFSYVSQGRNCKLLLIGDTAQLPPVGLSISPALDTAYLKNAYHITIELHELTEVVRQAHDSGILYNATLLRKKIKTTAATPPFFSVSSFDDVVEINGVDFEDLLNKAYSTHGWSDVVVICRSNKRANMYNQEIRRRILYQDSEITAGDLLMVVKNSYFWLPPDSHAGFIANGDIIEIMRIRRIYEMYEFRFADVLVRMLDYPDEKEFDTRILLDTLTSESPSLSSDDNRRFFSIVMEDYADMEKRSSRVEQVKNNPYYNALQVKFAYALTCHKTQGGQWNTVFIDQGYVRDEMINVEFMRWLYTALTRAKEKVYLVNFNDKFFSR, encoded by the coding sequence ATGAACATATCCGACATCGAAAGATTACTTCTCCGGCAATTCCCTTACAATCCCACTGAGGGCCAGAAGAAGTTTATCCTGAAACTTTCGCAATTTCTGATAGATTTTGAAAAGCCCTCTCTATTTATTCTCAAAGGTTATGCAGGTACGGGAAAAACGACTGTCGTCAGTGCGCTAGTGCAGATGTTATCGCTGCTGGGAAAGCAATCTGTGCTTCTGGCCCCCACCGGTCGTGCTGCCAAAGTTCTGGCGGCCTATTCCGGTCATCAGGCCTTTACGATCCACAAAAAGATCTATCAGCCGCGCGTGGCCAGCGATGGCAGCATCATCATGACACTGGCACAGAATACCCATTCAAACACTCTTTTCATCGTCGACGAAGCATCCATGATACAGAATGATAATCCGAACGATTTCAGCCTGTTTTCGCAGCGCAACGTGCTTGACGATCTGTTCTCCTATGTGAGCCAGGGCAGGAACTGTAAGCTCCTGCTCATCGGCGATACGGCACAACTGCCTCCGGTCGGGCTTTCCATCAGCCCGGCACTCGATACCGCATACCTGAAAAATGCCTACCACATAACCATCGAACTGCATGAACTCACCGAGGTGGTCCGGCAAGCCCATGACTCCGGGATATTGTATAATGCTACACTGCTCCGTAAGAAAATTAAAACCACAGCAGCCACTCCGCCATTTTTTTCAGTTTCTTCCTTTGATGATGTGGTGGAAATTAATGGCGTGGACTTCGAAGACCTGCTGAACAAAGCTTATTCCACACACGGATGGAGCGATGTTGTGGTCATCTGCCGCTCCAATAAAAGAGCCAACATGTATAACCAGGAAATACGCCGCAGGATTCTCTACCAGGATAGTGAAATCACAGCAGGTGACCTGCTCATGGTGGTGAAGAACAGTTACTTCTGGCTGCCACCTGATTCCCATGCCGGATTTATTGCCAATGGCGATATCATCGAGATCATGCGCATCAGAAGGATTTACGAAATGTATGAATTCCGCTTCGCCGATGTGTTGGTCAGGATGCTCGATTACCCTGACGAGAAGGAGTTTGATACAAGGATTCTCCTCGACACACTGACCAGTGAATCACCCTCACTCAGCAGCGACGATAACCGCCGCTTTTTCAGTATTGTCATGGAGGATTATGCCGACATGGAGAAAAGAAGCTCGCGTGTGGAACAGGTGAAAAACAACCCATATTATAATGCCCTGCAAGTCAAATTTGCCTATGCCCTGACCTGCCATAAGACACAGGGAGGACAATGGAACACCGTGTTCATTGACCAGGGGTATGTGAGAGATGAGATGATTAATGTGGAGTTCATGAGATGGTTGTATACAGCGCTTACACGGGCAAAGGAAAAGGTGTACCTGGTGAACTTCAATGATAAATTCTTCAGCAGGTGA
- a CDS encoding BamA/TamA family outer membrane protein produces MKDFTRLTYLLLFVCILFLAGCSSSHWLTEPGYLLNKTSLKTDHKDVDAGELENFIQQKPNKGFLRLYYSQWIYAKAGKGTQTKFKTWIKNKFGKPPVMLENRMTENSCRDMKAYLNNIGYFNSKVSSENTYRKKKAHVKYVINTGAPYILLNITWSIPDDTLKKFVYTEMGNTLVKPGDVFNVYTLDEERSRITRNLKNQGYYNFITDYITYELDTSLNAHSIDITAYIQNIRYRSPEYPDSVLELKHKRFIINNIYINPEFNTPFPDSVRRDTMEFIITKPDHNDTLSGYFFIHYGDFKIRPRVFTQSILFKKGDIYNFKDQTETNTQLSRLPVTRLATINFDELNTTGNTPGKDFGLLNCRINILRSPVNAFSVETDVTNSAGNPGVAGSFTFQNKNIFRGAEVFRIKLRGSAEIQKTAGSSTKKLGIFNTFETGIEFSLQFPRFLIPISQERFPKYFKPRTSIITGYGFEFWPKYERTLLNLSFGYNWEPQINNRHSFYPVEISSVKIKAFDSTFYSDLHKTHDLRLIEQYTDHLIMDMRYNYIFSSQKIKTTVDFIYLDVSGESGGNLLYTINRLTGASKNENGKYTILRIPFSQYLKGNIDLRYYHYLNQDNILVMRGYMGLGIPFGNSEALPFERAFFGGGANDQRGWQFMRLGPGSFYSDTLKDIDRMGDIKLMGNIEFRFPVYSFFHGALFADAGNIWQLHASEAFPSGQFKLDEFLSQMAVDAGIGFRFDFDFFIFRLDVASPVLDPSHTAGDRWIFNNKNVAHLVWNFAIGYPF; encoded by the coding sequence TTGAAAGATTTCACCAGGCTCACATATCTCCTCCTCTTTGTTTGTATCCTGTTCCTTGCCGGATGTAGCTCTTCGCACTGGCTGACTGAACCGGGGTACCTCCTGAATAAGACATCGCTTAAAACAGATCATAAAGATGTGGATGCCGGTGAGCTGGAAAATTTCATCCAGCAGAAGCCCAACAAAGGATTCCTGAGACTTTATTACAGCCAATGGATATACGCTAAGGCAGGCAAAGGCACGCAGACAAAATTTAAAACGTGGATAAAAAATAAATTCGGCAAACCACCGGTGATGCTCGAAAACCGCATGACTGAAAACTCCTGCCGCGATATGAAAGCTTACCTGAATAATATTGGTTATTTTAACTCTAAGGTCAGCTCTGAGAATACTTACAGGAAAAAGAAAGCCCATGTAAAATATGTCATCAACACCGGCGCTCCTTATATATTGCTTAATATCACATGGAGCATACCCGATGACACCCTGAAGAAATTTGTCTATACGGAGATGGGTAATACGCTGGTCAAACCGGGTGATGTTTTCAACGTCTACACCCTGGATGAAGAGCGCAGCCGTATTACCAGGAATCTTAAAAACCAGGGGTATTATAACTTCATCACAGATTATATCACTTATGAGCTGGATACCAGCCTGAATGCCCATTCAATAGATATCACCGCATATATTCAGAATATCCGTTACCGTTCACCCGAATATCCCGATTCGGTCCTCGAGCTGAAACACAAACGCTTTATCATCAACAATATCTATATCAATCCGGAATTTAACACCCCGTTTCCCGACAGCGTCCGTCGCGATACGATGGAATTTATAATAACAAAGCCTGATCACAACGATACCCTCAGCGGTTATTTCTTCATCCACTATGGCGATTTCAAGATAAGACCCAGGGTTTTTACTCAGTCGATCTTATTTAAAAAAGGGGATATTTACAATTTTAAAGATCAGACCGAGACCAACACCCAGTTGTCGCGGTTGCCTGTGACGCGCCTGGCCACCATAAACTTTGATGAGCTGAATACCACAGGGAACACCCCCGGTAAGGATTTTGGCCTGCTCAACTGCCGGATAAATATTTTGCGGTCGCCGGTCAACGCCTTTTCTGTCGAAACCGACGTCACCAACTCAGCCGGTAATCCCGGTGTGGCAGGGAGTTTCACATTCCAAAATAAAAATATCTTTCGGGGTGCAGAGGTATTCCGCATAAAACTGCGGGGCTCGGCAGAAATCCAGAAAACAGCTGGCAGCAGCACGAAAAAACTGGGTATCTTCAACACATTTGAAACAGGTATTGAGTTCAGCCTCCAGTTTCCCCGGTTTCTTATCCCCATCAGTCAGGAAAGGTTTCCGAAATATTTTAAACCCCGCACATCCATCATCACCGGATATGGCTTTGAGTTCTGGCCTAAATATGAACGCACCCTTCTGAACCTTTCATTTGGTTATAACTGGGAACCACAGATCAACAACCGGCATTCGTTTTATCCTGTTGAGATCAGTTCGGTGAAAATCAAAGCTTTTGACTCAACCTTCTACAGCGATCTCCACAAGACACATGACCTGCGACTGATCGAGCAATATACCGACCACCTGATCATGGACATGCGCTACAACTATATTTTCAGCAGCCAGAAAATCAAAACAACTGTTGATTTTATTTATCTTGATGTCAGCGGTGAATCGGGTGGGAACCTGCTATATACTATAAATAGATTAACGGGTGCTTCAAAAAATGAGAATGGCAAATATACTATTCTGCGTATTCCCTTTTCACAATATCTCAAAGGAAATATCGACCTGCGATATTATCACTATTTAAATCAGGACAACATCCTCGTTATGAGAGGGTATATGGGGCTAGGCATACCCTTTGGCAATTCCGAGGCTTTACCTTTCGAAAGGGCATTCTTTGGTGGCGGTGCAAATGATCAGCGGGGGTGGCAGTTCATGCGGCTGGGTCCGGGTTCATTTTACAGTGACACACTGAAAGATATTGACCGCATGGGAGATATCAAACTGATGGGCAACATTGAATTCCGTTTCCCTGTCTATTCGTTCTTTCACGGTGCATTATTTGCCGATGCCGGCAATATCTGGCAGCTCCATGCCAGCGAGGCATTTCCCAGCGGACAATTCAAATTGGACGAGTTTCTGAGTCAGATGGCCGTGGATGCCGGCATCGGCTTCCGCTTCGACTTCGACTTTTTCATCTTCCGGCTTGATGTAGCCTCCCCTGTCCTTGATCCGTCGCACACAGCCGGTGACCGCTGGATATTCAATAATAAAAACGTCGCTCATTTGGTGTGGAATTTTGCGATAGGATATCCGTTTTAA
- a CDS encoding GIY-YIG nuclease family protein, translated as MNYYFYILHSKIKDKYYIGYTSNLQDRIKKHNTNHQGYTGYVNDWKLVYTEEYSTKEKASERERQLKKWKNTIRIRSLIFKGSEHPD; from the coding sequence ATGAATTATTACTTCTATATCCTTCACAGTAAAATAAAAGATAAATATTATATCGGCTATACATCGAATCTTCAAGATAGGATTAAAAAACATAATACCAACCATCAGGGATACACCGGGTATGTGAATGATTGGAAACTTGTATATACTGAAGAGTATTCCACGAAAGAGAAAGCCTCTGAAAGAGAGCGTCAGCTAAAGAAATGGAAAAACACTATTCGGATTCGGAGCTTAATCTTCAAAGGTTCAGAGCATCCCGACTGA
- a CDS encoding acyl-CoA dehydrogenase family protein, with product MPTIAQFTAPDHYMVDDLLTDEQKIVRSAARDWVNRAVLPVIEEYCEKAQFPIHLVKELGELGAFGPFIPQEYGGAGLDYISYGLIMQELERGDSGIRSMASVQTSLVMFPIYAYGSEEQKMKYLPRLATGEIIGCFGLTEPNCGSDPGSMITRIEDKGDHYLLNGAKMWITNSAIADIGIVWAKDDQDVIRGLIVEKGQKGFTAPETHGKWSLRASVTGEMVFDNVIVLKSNILPLAVGLQGPLRCLNSARYGIAWGAIGAAMDCYDAAVRYSQERIQFGKPIGAMQLQQKKLAEALTEITKAQLLAWRLGTLQNEGKVTPAQISMAKRNNVHMALTIARETRQILGAMGITNDFPMMRHMMNLESVITYEGTHDIHLLITGHEITGLEAFR from the coding sequence ATGCCAACGATCGCACAATTTACAGCACCTGATCATTATATGGTCGATGATCTTTTAACAGATGAACAAAAAATTGTCCGCAGCGCTGCCAGGGATTGGGTTAACAGGGCGGTGCTTCCGGTCATTGAGGAGTATTGCGAGAAAGCCCAGTTTCCAATCCACCTGGTGAAGGAATTGGGAGAGTTGGGTGCTTTTGGTCCTTTTATTCCGCAGGAATATGGCGGCGCAGGGCTGGATTATATCTCCTATGGCCTGATCATGCAGGAACTGGAACGTGGCGACTCAGGCATACGGTCGATGGCATCGGTGCAGACATCCCTGGTCATGTTCCCGATATATGCCTATGGCTCTGAGGAACAGAAGATGAAATACCTGCCGCGGCTGGCTACCGGCGAGATCATTGGCTGCTTTGGGCTCACCGAACCCAACTGCGGCTCCGACCCGGGCAGCATGATCACCAGGATAGAAGATAAAGGCGACCATTACCTCCTGAATGGCGCTAAAATGTGGATCACCAACTCAGCCATTGCCGACATCGGCATTGTGTGGGCTAAGGATGATCAGGATGTCATCCGCGGACTCATCGTTGAAAAGGGACAAAAGGGATTTACGGCGCCTGAAACACATGGTAAATGGTCACTCCGTGCATCGGTTACAGGCGAGATGGTGTTCGACAATGTCATCGTCCTCAAGAGCAATATACTGCCCCTTGCCGTCGGATTACAGGGGCCTTTGCGCTGCCTCAATTCGGCACGTTATGGCATAGCCTGGGGTGCCATCGGCGCTGCCATGGATTGTTATGATGCAGCAGTGCGCTATTCGCAGGAAAGGATTCAGTTTGGGAAACCTATCGGCGCCATGCAGCTGCAGCAGAAAAAACTGGCCGAAGCACTCACCGAAATAACAAAAGCACAGTTGCTGGCATGGAGGCTGGGTACGCTTCAAAATGAAGGGAAGGTCACGCCGGCGCAAATATCAATGGCAAAGCGCAACAATGTGCACATGGCACTGACTATTGCCCGGGAAACACGTCAGATCCTTGGCGCTATGGGCATCACCAATGATTTCCCTATGATGCGGCATATGATGAACCTCGAGTCGGTCATCACCTATGAAGGTACACACGACATTCACCTGCTAATAACCGGGCATGAGATTACCGGATTGGAAGCTTTTCGTTAA